The Methanosphaera sp. BMS genome contains a region encoding:
- a CDS encoding DUF1616 domain-containing protein: MKRINKIIKALLLVALIVAIISVIYLVVIHNPGEDYTEFYLLDSNNDTTDYPTNVTQYSIEKIIIGIINKEHKQVNYTVKVKKDGYLQAEYNYTLDNNEKIETPYYLNNANVLGNDQLLVVELYKDDIDAPYRTLNLRYNVVK; this comes from the coding sequence ATGAAAAGAATAAATAAAATAATTAAGGCATTGTTACTTGTAGCCTTAATTGTTGCAATAATCTCTGTAATTTATCTGGTTGTAATACATAATCCCGGAGAGGATTATACGGAATTCTACCTTTTGGATTCCAATAACGATACGACGGATTATCCTACAAATGTTACACAGTATTCCATTGAAAAGATAATAATTGGAATAATAAACAAGGAACATAAACAAGTAAATTACACAGTCAAAGTTAAAAAGGATGGCTATTTACAAGCCGAATACAACTACACATTAGACAATAATGAAAAAATCGAAACACCCTATTATCTCAATAATGCAAATGTATTAGGAAACGATCAGTTATTAGTAGTGGAATTATATAAAGACGATATTGATGCACCATATAGAACATTGAATCTCAGATACAATGTAGTAAAATAA
- a CDS encoding NAD-dependent epimerase/dehydratase family protein has protein sequence MKQKKCIVTGAAGFIGSHIAQSLLDEGASKVTIIDNMTTGNVENLKELDHDRIELICADITETDLNHVFEGHDYVFHEAALISVPESIQKPDETNKVNIEGSFKVLKAACQSNIKKVISASSAAVYGETEVLPNSEDLPLNPLSPYAVSKSALELYSYTFNQTYNLPTACLRYFNVFGPRQNVDSAYSGVIPKFIMALLNDERPIIFGDGDQTRDFIYVKNIAKANIQIAKSDVTGVYNIAHGKQTSINNLLHQICDLMGYDFNPVYEKSQVGDIRHSVADIAKAENAFGFKSEHDFKEELKETIDYFVKKFDDDN, from the coding sequence ATGAAGCAAAAAAAATGTATAGTTACCGGAGCAGCCGGATTTATTGGTTCACATATTGCCCAATCGCTCTTGGATGAGGGAGCAAGTAAAGTAACTATTATAGACAATATGACCACTGGAAACGTTGAAAACTTAAAAGAGTTAGATCATGACAGAATAGAGTTAATATGTGCAGACATAACAGAAACGGATTTGAACCACGTGTTTGAAGGACATGATTATGTATTTCATGAAGCGGCATTAATAAGTGTTCCCGAAAGTATTCAAAAACCGGATGAAACCAACAAAGTTAACATTGAAGGTTCTTTCAAAGTACTCAAGGCCGCATGCCAAAGCAACATCAAAAAGGTTATTTCAGCATCATCAGCCGCAGTCTACGGTGAAACAGAAGTACTGCCAAACAGTGAAGATCTTCCGTTGAATCCACTATCACCATATGCAGTATCCAAATCAGCACTGGAGTTATATTCATACACATTTAACCAGACATATAACCTTCCGACGGCATGTCTAAGATATTTCAACGTATTCGGTCCAAGACAAAACGTTGACTCTGCTTACAGCGGAGTGATTCCAAAGTTTATCATGGCACTGCTTAATGATGAAAGGCCAATAATATTCGGTGACGGAGACCAGACAAGAGACTTTATTTACGTTAAAAACATAGCGAAAGCAAATATCCAAATAGCAAAAAGTGATGTGACGGGAGTATATAACATAGCACATGGAAAACAAACAAGCATAAATAATTTACTCCACCAGATATGTGATTTGATGGGATATGACTTCAACCCAGTATATGAAAAGTCACAAGTCGGTGATATCAGACATTCCGTAGCGGATATTGCGAAAGCAGAAAATGCCTTTGGATTTAAAAGTGAACATGACTTTAAAGAAGAACTTAAAGAGACAATCGATTACTTTGTTAAAAAATTCGATGATGACAATTAA
- a CDS encoding flippase — translation MISRITGLFKRNEYKTILENMLSLTGLQFASYILPLITLPYLTWTLGPELFGLTQYAISLITYFQFFTDYGFNLSATRELAIVKEDNEKVSRIFNSVMFIKVMLCIISFMITLLLITFIAKFNKDAMIYLLTFGMVIGYILFPTWLFQGMEYMKYTSILNIIGKVIFTVLIFLLIHQKEDYILVPIINSFGLIVVGAIGLYIAITKFDIKLKIPSKEDILYHLKEGWHVFISTIAINMYTTTNTFLLGLLTNNTLVGYYSIAEKMILAVNGLLNPISQALYPFISRSVNDDKKTSIIFIRKLTKLMAVVGFILSLGLFIFSKMIVLTLFGPSYASSTILLQIMSIIPLAVSLSTIFGIETMLTFNYKKAFTTIVMLGGLLDIILGIILIYLLKEVGIAISFTITEIFITIAMFIFLQNKGIKIIGKLNSNNKD, via the coding sequence ATGATTTCAAGAATTACAGGTTTATTTAAAAGAAATGAGTATAAGACCATTCTCGAAAACATGCTTTCATTAACCGGCCTGCAATTTGCCAGTTATATCCTGCCACTGATAACTCTACCCTATCTGACGTGGACTTTAGGTCCGGAGTTGTTTGGACTGACACAGTATGCCATCAGCCTGATAACCTACTTCCAATTCTTTACGGATTACGGCTTTAACCTATCTGCCACAAGGGAACTTGCCATTGTAAAGGAGGATAACGAGAAGGTATCGCGGATATTTAACTCGGTAATGTTTATAAAGGTTATGTTGTGTATAATAAGCTTTATGATTACATTGCTGCTTATAACATTCATAGCAAAGTTCAATAAAGATGCCATGATATATCTATTGACGTTTGGGATGGTTATCGGTTATATCCTATTTCCTACCTGGCTGTTTCAGGGCATGGAGTATATGAAATACACGAGTATCCTGAATATAATTGGAAAGGTCATATTCACTGTACTGATATTCCTGTTGATACACCAGAAAGAAGATTACATCCTGGTGCCCATCATCAATTCATTTGGACTTATAGTTGTTGGAGCAATAGGATTATACATCGCCATTACAAAGTTTGACATCAAATTAAAAATTCCATCAAAGGAGGATATCCTATATCATCTGAAGGAAGGATGGCATGTATTCATATCTACAATAGCAATTAACATGTACACTACAACAAATACATTCCTATTAGGTCTGCTTACAAACAATACCCTGGTGGGTTATTATAGCATTGCCGAAAAGATGATACTAGCCGTCAATGGACTTTTAAATCCGATTTCACAGGCATTATATCCATTTATCAGCAGAAGTGTCAATGACGATAAAAAGACAAGCATAATCTTTATACGAAAACTGACCAAACTTATGGCGGTTGTGGGATTTATATTGAGTCTGGGATTGTTTATATTCTCAAAGATGATAGTCCTGACATTATTCGGCCCAAGTTATGCCTCATCAACAATACTGCTGCAGATAATGTCAATAATTCCTCTTGCCGTATCACTCAGTACAATATTCGGTATAGAAACCATGCTTACATTCAACTATAAAAAAGCATTTACCACCATTGTGATGCTTGGAGGATTGCTTGATATTATACTGGGAATAATACTGATATACCTGTTAAAAGAAGTGGGAATAGCAATTTCATTTACAATTACTGAAATATTCATAACAATAGCAATGTTTATATTCCTACAAAACAAAGGGATTAAAATAATAGGAAAATTAAATAGTAATAACAAGGATTAA
- the glf gene encoding UDP-galactopyranose mutase, whose protein sequence is MAYDFIIVGAGIAGITMAEQIANMLNKKVLLIDKRDHIGGNCHDYYNDDGILVHKYGPHIFHTNSTRVYNYLSLYTTWISYNHKVLGKIGDILVPIPFNLISIDKCLPDISNHVKSAILDEYEVNQKVPILEMKKSDNPSIAKLAHYVYENVFLHYTEKMWGLKPEQLDESVTARVPVHISYDCRYFQDTYQGIPRDGYTKMFANMLSNHNINILLNKDYHEILSIDYEEKKVYLYDEEFTGEVIFTGMIDEFFDYRYGPLPYRAMVFMDETSDKERFQENATINYPNDYHFTRITEYKYLTGQVSDKTTVQFEFPEQYDYRDKDANIPSYPIPQKKNEELYNRYKLLADEFEHVTFLGRLAEYKYMNMDVVVEKALNLISDKFMGEEF, encoded by the coding sequence TTGGCATATGATTTTATTATTGTAGGTGCCGGAATTGCAGGTATAACAATGGCCGAACAAATAGCAAACATGCTTAATAAGAAGGTCCTGTTAATCGACAAGAGAGACCATATAGGTGGAAACTGCCATGACTACTATAATGATGACGGGATACTTGTACATAAATATGGACCGCACATCTTCCATACAAACAGTACAAGAGTATACAACTATCTGTCATTATACACGACATGGATTAGCTACAACCATAAGGTACTGGGCAAAATCGGGGACATTCTCGTACCGATACCATTTAACCTGATAAGTATTGACAAATGTCTTCCGGACATATCCAATCACGTTAAAAGTGCCATACTGGATGAATATGAAGTAAACCAGAAAGTGCCGATACTTGAAATGAAAAAATCAGATAACCCCTCAATTGCAAAACTGGCACATTATGTCTATGAAAATGTATTCCTACATTATACTGAGAAGATGTGGGGATTAAAACCAGAACAACTTGACGAATCCGTAACCGCCAGGGTTCCCGTGCATATATCATATGACTGCAGATACTTCCAGGACACATATCAGGGCATTCCGCGTGATGGTTATACGAAGATGTTTGCCAATATGCTATCCAATCACAACATCAACATACTATTGAATAAGGATTATCATGAAATACTTAGCATTGACTATGAAGAAAAAAAGGTATATCTATATGATGAGGAGTTTACCGGAGAAGTAATCTTTACGGGTATGATTGATGAATTCTTTGATTACAGGTATGGACCGCTGCCATATAGAGCCATGGTATTTATGGATGAAACCTCCGATAAGGAAAGATTTCAGGAAAATGCCACCATAAACTATCCCAATGACTACCATTTCACAAGAATAACGGAGTACAAATATTTAACGGGACAGGTAAGTGATAAGACCACGGTACAATTTGAATTTCCAGAACAATACGATTACAGGGATAAGGACGCCAACATACCTTCATATCCAATACCTCAAAAGAAAAATGAGGAATTATATAACAGATATAAGTTACTGGCCGATGAATTTGAACACGTCACGTTTCTTGGCAGATTAGCCGAATACAAATATATGAACATGGATGTTGTAGTTGAAAAGGCGTTGAATTTAATTTCCGATAAATTTATGGGTGAAGAATTTTGA
- a CDS encoding acyltransferase, protein MNIKKILKDKVENDPKSFISKRIFQAFRVLHDLNIYLIHLTGNVPSHRFREFMYRHLFKVKLPKDSIIYWKCNFFRPSNVHIGHNSIIGNDAFLDGRGGLYIGSNVNIAGNFQVYTMEHDITSPTFESTSGEVIIDDYVYIGTRVMVMPGVHIHEGAVIASGAVVTKDVPAWCLYGGVPAKYIKDRPVVKYTLNTKIKDLFR, encoded by the coding sequence TTGAACATTAAGAAGATTTTGAAAGACAAGGTGGAAAATGATCCGAAATCCTTCATCTCCAAGAGGATATTCCAGGCATTTAGGGTACTTCATGATTTGAACATCTACCTTATCCACTTAACCGGCAATGTACCCTCCCATAGATTCAGGGAATTCATGTACAGGCACTTGTTTAAGGTAAAGCTTCCCAAGGATTCAATCATATACTGGAAGTGCAACTTCTTCAGGCCATCAAACGTACACATAGGACATAACAGCATCATCGGAAATGATGCATTCCTTGACGGTCGCGGGGGATTATATATAGGTTCCAACGTTAACATTGCAGGTAACTTTCAGGTATATACCATGGAACATGACATTACAAGCCCCACATTTGAAAGCACATCCGGCGAGGTAATTATAGACGATTACGTTTATATAGGTACAAGAGTTATGGTCATGCCCGGAGTACATATACATGAAGGGGCCGTCATAGCATCAGGTGCCGTCGTTACAAAGGACGTTCCGGCATGGTGCTTGTACGGAGGAGTGCCTGCAAAGTACATTAAAGACAGGCCGGTTGTTAAATATACACTTAATACTAAGATAAAGGACTTGTTCAGGTAG
- a CDS encoding flippase, with protein sequence MSTVRTLVKNTGVLFLSQLVGYVLAFFYTLYSARYLGTTNFGIISFATAISGLFAIFTDLGLSTLTIREVARDKDRTYKYMGNHGSIKLILSIITMMILVAFVNIGTFDETTKMVVYLVGSSVIINAFSGTFTSMFRAHEQMEYQSIADIINAVCMFIGVLYCVFTKQSVIAVSMVYLISSLVMLTYSFIICTRNYGLIHFQFDFKFWKYLIYHAFPLAITSIFALISFKMNTILLNMFTGSAVVGEYTAAFNLMQALIFIPTVYSTAVMPIFSKFYVDRKDLLDYSYKKSLKYLTLLSIPIVFGTMILSDKIIMFIYGPSYVNTIEILRLIIWALPAIFLSYILGISIASINKQHETVKATFICLILSTVGNLILIKLFGGIGAAMITVLNEVSMVVFYLHIMHKYGYDVPFRDILVKPFIASIVMSVVVYYLHIDLFTSVAVGIVVYVVMILALKTFGEDDLKIIKQLLPERIIKILKI encoded by the coding sequence ATGAGTACTGTTAGAACTTTGGTAAAAAACACGGGAGTATTGTTCTTATCACAACTTGTTGGTTACGTTCTTGCATTCTTTTACACTTTATACTCCGCAAGGTATCTTGGAACAACAAACTTTGGAATAATATCATTCGCCACTGCAATATCGGGGCTTTTTGCAATATTTACTGATTTGGGATTATCCACCCTTACTATCCGTGAGGTAGCAAGAGACAAGGATAGGACCTACAAGTATATGGGTAACCATGGCAGTATAAAGCTGATACTGTCCATCATTACCATGATGATACTCGTGGCCTTTGTAAATATAGGTACATTTGATGAAACAACAAAAATGGTAGTGTATCTTGTAGGTTCATCGGTCATTATAAATGCATTCAGCGGAACGTTCACATCAATGTTCCGGGCACATGAACAGATGGAGTATCAGTCAATAGCCGACATCATTAATGCTGTCTGTATGTTTATAGGTGTATTGTACTGCGTATTTACAAAGCAGTCCGTTATAGCGGTATCCATGGTTTATCTTATATCCTCTCTTGTGATGCTGACATACAGCTTCATCATCTGTACGAGAAACTATGGCTTAATCCACTTCCAGTTTGACTTTAAATTCTGGAAGTACCTGATATACCATGCATTTCCACTGGCCATTACCAGCATATTCGCATTGATATCCTTTAAGATGAATACCATACTGCTTAATATGTTTACAGGTAGTGCCGTGGTGGGAGAGTATACCGCGGCGTTCAACCTGATGCAGGCATTGATATTCATACCGACGGTTTATTCAACCGCCGTCATGCCAATATTTTCCAAGTTCTATGTTGACAGAAAGGACCTGCTTGACTATTCATATAAGAAATCATTGAAATACCTGACGCTTCTTAGCATACCTATTGTGTTTGGTACGATGATACTCTCGGATAAGATTATAATGTTTATCTATGGGCCAAGCTATGTTAACACCATAGAAATTTTAAGGTTGATTATATGGGCATTACCTGCAATATTCTTAAGTTACATCCTCGGTATCAGCATTGCATCAATCAATAAGCAGCATGAAACCGTAAAGGCAACATTCATATGCCTGATTTTAAGTACCGTGGGTAATTTAATATTGATTAAACTCTTTGGCGGTATTGGAGCGGCTATGATTACCGTGTTAAATGAGGTGAGCATGGTGGTCTTCTACCTTCACATAATGCACAAGTATGGATATGACGTACCGTTCAGGGATATCCTCGTAAAACCGTTTATTGCAAGTATCGTGATGAGTGTTGTGGTTTACTACCTACACATTGACTTGTTTACAAGTGTGGCTGTGGGTATAGTGGTTTATGTAGTGATGATACTGGCCCTTAAAACCTTCGGGGAAGATGATCTTAAAATAATCAAGCAACTGCTTCCGGAAAGGATTATTAAAATCTTAAAGATATGA
- a CDS encoding transposase — protein sequence MNLHQNQLSTKDLINKINDELYNENSKQKSIEKIQKICKKEDIHNTQKIANLQREIIVNNLQNTEIKDLLSKEKPIYLILDNAKIHHAKIIEKVCDILNLKLIFLEPYCPDLNPIEDVWRTIKRKIYNSNYKTLDELIDIFKRLFYEIVDNTTFYENWLSEYFMV from the coding sequence ATCAATTTACATCAAAACCAGTTATCAACTAAGGATTTAATAAATAAAATAAATGATGAATTATATAATGAAAATTCAAAACAAAAATCAATAGAAAAAATACAAAAGATCTGTAAAAAAGAGGATATACACAACACCCAAAAAATTGCTAATTTACAACGAGAAATAATAGTAAATAACTTACAAAACACTGAAATAAAGGATTTATTATCTAAAGAAAAACCTATTTACCTAATACTTGACAATGCAAAAATACATCATGCAAAAATTATAGAAAAGGTATGTGACATATTAAACCTCAAATTAATCTTTTTAGAACCCTATTGTCCTGATTTAAATCCTATAGAAGATGTATGGAGAACAATAAAAAGAAAAATATATAATTCCAATTATAAAACATTGGATGAATTGATTGACATATTTAAAAGGTTATTTTATGAAATAGTGGATAATACGACTTTCTATGAAAACTGGCTTTCAGAGTATTTTATGGTATAA
- a CDS encoding helix-turn-helix domain-containing protein: MKTENKKVKNHLSLNEMNDLLKEYRDSYEIYRHLLLIRMVYKGETISKASDNLNISRKTGERWIKDYNESGFDGLTSKYSNCGRKSLLSNEQKQYLYDKITGNEENYDLKRVKKLIKDEFDIEYSDKQVWIITREKLNLNYGKPMLKYSTRPKNAEEKLKKNKVH; this comes from the coding sequence ATGAAAACTGAAAATAAAAAAGTCAAAAATCATTTATCATTAAATGAAATGAATGACTTATTAAAAGAGTATAGAGACTCCTATGAAATATACAGACATTTATTATTAATTAGAATGGTTTACAAAGGTGAAACCATATCTAAAGCTTCTGATAATTTAAATATATCTCGTAAAACCGGTGAAAGATGGATAAAAGACTATAATGAATCAGGTTTTGATGGATTAACTTCAAAATATTCTAATTGTGGAAGAAAATCATTATTATCTAATGAACAAAAACAATATTTATATGATAAAATTACAGGAAATGAAGAAAATTATGACTTAAAAAGAGTAAAAAAATTAATTAAAGATGAATTTGATATAGAATACAGTGATAAACAAGTTTGGATCATAACAAGAGAAAAATTAAACCTTAATTATGGAAAACCAATGTTAAAATATTCAACAAGACCAAAAAATGCAGAAGAAAAACTTAAAAAAAACAAAGTTCATTAA
- a CDS encoding V4R domain-containing protein, translated as MPITNYSDIKIKIYSTSKGIKIVDSPIKIQILSMLDGQVSEAEIVSTTAKSKSTISVHLKSLIDEGIINYKAHPMDRRSKLFYVVAEYIGEIYPDRIIYKSPDFESEINTREELYVELLKQFKSTLLIHGLQLEPLEVATGQKIGSHLYSSFKYETLDELLELIREKFEELKIGEIKVSSTDPLIFKNNTCQECFNIQYNLPTCNITKGILKGILEEHFKKEIFIEEVECTSKFDDSCTFVVDL; from the coding sequence ATGCCTATAACTAATTATAGTGACATAAAAATTAAAATTTATTCTACAAGCAAAGGAATTAAAATTGTAGATAGTCCTATAAAGATTCAAATATTAAGTATGTTGGATGGTCAAGTCAGCGAAGCTGAAATAGTCAGTACAACTGCAAAATCTAAATCAACTATATCTGTTCATTTGAAAAGTTTGATAGATGAAGGTATTATAAACTATAAAGCACACCCAATGGATCGTAGAAGTAAGCTGTTCTACGTAGTTGCGGAGTATATAGGGGAGATTTATCCTGATAGGATAATCTATAAGTCTCCAGATTTCGAATCCGAAATAAATACTAGGGAAGAATTGTATGTTGAACTGTTAAAGCAATTCAAGTCAACATTATTGATTCATGGTTTACAACTAGAACCGTTAGAAGTAGCAACAGGTCAAAAAATAGGAAGTCACTTATATTCTTCTTTCAAGTATGAAACATTAGATGAATTACTGGAGTTAATAAGAGAAAAGTTTGAAGAATTGAAAATCGGTGAAATAAAAGTATCAAGTACCGATCCGTTAATCTTTAAAAACAATACTTGCCAGGAATGTTTCAATATACAATATAACTTACCTACATGTAATATTACAAAAGGTATTCTCAAGGGAATTTTAGAAGAACACTTTAAAAAAGAAATATTTATTGAAGAAGTAGAATGTACCTCAAAATTTGATGATTCATGCACATTTGTGGTTGATTTGTAA
- a CDS encoding phosphorylcholine transferase LicD, which translates to MVFILSKLYGLMPNFVKNNSKVIHMVQTFNNHNKLKELETHYKMLDLIFSSCDIKATGVMREIQLLLLELLRLFDNICKKHDIDYWLDYGTLLGATRHGGFVPWDDDLDIGMLREDYDKFIRIFPEEINKIPEIKDNIIISKLTRPHENFPEDANVLDILNEGTFILFFQCAYKRPYVHFDVFPKDYIEDEGLTEKRNEVQQKLQVELRDKIASGQWTFDEGLEIQSKKMKFTRTKTNQLSDAIDGLHNNICNRIYPADYIFPLDKIEFEGYEFKSPNNVEDYLPLIYGPEYIHIPHIALDHNTTNFVKSQYANMKDLKEDFEKERLKLKTINDNFKT; encoded by the coding sequence ATGGTCTTCATATTATCCAAATTATATGGTCTAATGCCAAATTTCGTTAAAAACAATTCAAAAGTCATACACATGGTTCAAACATTCAATAACCATAACAAACTCAAGGAACTGGAAACCCATTACAAAATGCTGGATTTGATATTCAGCAGCTGTGACATCAAGGCAACCGGCGTTATGAGAGAAATACAACTTTTACTTCTGGAATTGCTCAGATTATTTGACAACATATGTAAAAAACATGACATTGACTATTGGTTAGACTATGGAACACTGCTTGGTGCAACCAGACATGGAGGCTTTGTACCATGGGACGATGATTTGGACATTGGCATGCTCAGAGAAGACTATGATAAATTCATAAGGATATTTCCAGAAGAAATAAATAAAATACCCGAAATAAAGGACAATATAATCATATCAAAACTAACAAGGCCCCATGAAAACTTCCCTGAAGATGCCAATGTGTTGGATATTTTGAATGAAGGTACGTTCATCCTCTTTTTCCAATGTGCCTATAAAAGACCTTACGTTCACTTTGACGTATTTCCAAAGGATTACATTGAAGATGAAGGATTAACTGAAAAAAGAAATGAAGTTCAGCAAAAACTGCAGGTAGAACTAAGGGATAAAATAGCAAGCGGCCAGTGGACATTCGATGAAGGACTGGAAATACAGAGCAAGAAGATGAAATTCACCAGAACTAAGACCAACCAGTTATCCGATGCAATAGATGGCCTGCACAATAACATATGCAATAGGATATATCCGGCAGATTACATATTCCCATTAGATAAGATCGAATTTGAAGGCTATGAATTTAAATCGCCAAACAACGTTGAGGATTACCTGCCATTAATCTATGGACCGGAATACATTCACATTCCCCACATAGCACTGGACCATAATACCACAAACTTCGTCAAAAGCCAATATGCCAATATGAAGGATTTGAAGGAAGACTTTGAGAAGGAAAGACTGAAACTAAAGACTATTAACGACAACTTCAAGACATAA
- a CDS encoding NAD-dependent epimerase/dehydratase family protein, translating to MDINSAYEGETILITGGAGCVGSNLTKKLAEYNPKKIIVLDNLSSSYTWNIPKLDCVEFIKGDICDDQVLKWVFKSKPDYIFHLAAHFANQNSVDKPEKDLKVNGLGILKVLEYAQLTGVKRFVYSSSGCGVYGLDSKMPFEEHDISISLHTPYQVTKLLGELYTNYFHNLYDLPISNARFFNVFGPGEVPGKYRNVIPNFMYWAMNNQALPITGDGTETRDWTYIDDILQGLTRLGVVEGAIGESINLGSGKDHRVIDMANKVNQLCGNDAGIEYKQRRDWDAKNKLLSSIDKAKRILKYKPQHDFEEGLENTHEWFVENWDNIQKSAEF from the coding sequence ATGGACATAAATAGTGCATATGAAGGAGAAACCATATTAATTACCGGAGGAGCAGGCTGTGTTGGAAGTAATTTGACTAAAAAATTAGCCGAATATAATCCTAAGAAAATTATTGTTCTTGATAACTTATCATCATCTTATACATGGAATATTCCAAAACTGGATTGTGTTGAATTTATCAAGGGAGACATTTGTGATGATCAGGTTCTTAAATGGGTATTTAAAAGCAAACCAGATTACATATTCCATCTGGCAGCTCACTTTGCTAATCAAAACTCAGTTGATAAGCCAGAAAAAGATTTAAAGGTAAACGGTTTGGGGATATTGAAAGTATTGGAATATGCACAGTTGACCGGCGTTAAAAGATTTGTATATTCTAGCAGCGGATGTGGAGTATACGGCTTAGATTCAAAGATGCCGTTTGAAGAACATGACATCAGCATCAGCTTACACACCCCATACCAGGTTACCAAACTGCTGGGTGAATTATATACCAATTATTTCCATAACCTGTATGATTTACCGATAAGCAATGCAAGATTCTTCAACGTGTTTGGTCCTGGAGAAGTACCGGGAAAATACAGAAACGTGATACCTAACTTCATGTATTGGGCCATGAACAATCAGGCCCTTCCAATAACGGGGGACGGAACAGAAACTCGTGACTGGACATACATCGATGACATACTTCAGGGATTAACCAGACTGGGTGTTGTTGAAGGTGCAATAGGAGAATCAATCAATCTTGGTTCAGGTAAAGACCATAGGGTTATAGACATGGCCAATAAGGTAAATCAGTTATGTGGCAACGACGCCGGTATCGAATACAAACAAAGAAGAGACTGGGATGCCAAGAACAAATTGTTATCATCAATCGATAAGGCAAAAAGAATACTCAAATACAAACCGCAACATGACTTTGAAGAAGGACTGGAAAATACCCATGAATGGTTTGTAGAAAACTGGGACAACATACAAAAAAGTGCAGAATTTTAA